The DNA sequence GAGGGCGCCCCGCGCAGCAGGGTCACCAGCTTTTCCCCGACCAGGGGCACCGCGCCGGCAGCGTCGGTGGCGACGGTGGTGGCCCAGAAGGAGAGCTGGCTCCAGGGCAGCAGATACCCGGTGAGGCAAAGGAAAAGAGCCAGGTTGAACAGGATGAACCCCGAGAGCCAGGTCAACTCCCGGGGCCTCTTGTAGCTGCCCATAAAGAGCACCGAGAGCATGTGCAGCAGAAGCACCACGACGATCAGGTTGGAGCCCACCACGTGGAGGTAGCGAATCAACCAGCCGAAGGGGACCTCGTTCATGATCCTCTCCACGCTGGCGAAGGCCCTCTCGGTGTCGGGTACATAGTAGACCAGCAGCAGAATCCCGGTCAGGAACTGCAGGGCGAAGAGGGAGAGAAGAACGGCCCCGAGGGCATACCAGGCATTCACGTTGCGCGGCAGCCGGTATCCGGTGAAGTTGGACTCCCAGGCAGCTCTCACCCCGAGCCTCACGTCCACCCAGTCGACGATCCATCTCAAAAGCGCCATGCCACCCCCTCCTATCCGATGACCAGGTCCTCTCCCTGCAGGGAGACGGAGAAAGAAGGAAGGGCTGCCGGGGGCGGTCCGCCCAGGACGGTTCCTTCCGCTGAAAACCGCCCGCCATGGCAGGGGCAGAGGAACTCCCCCTTGTCACCCTCCCACTTGACGATACAGCCCAGGTGGGTGCAGACCGCGCTCAATGCGACATACTCTCCCGGACGAGGCTGAAGCAGGACTGCGGGGCGGCCGCGATAATTAAAAAAGTGACTCCCGCCGAAGGGGACCTGGCCCCGGGGAACGCGTACTATGCTGTCCCCGCCGGAA is a window from the Desulfuromonas sp. genome containing:
- a CDS encoding ubiquinol-cytochrome c reductase iron-sulfur subunit — its product is MESNTVPPAQRRFFLTLILGGVGATLAALAGWPVLRFLSPRSDSGGDSIVRVPRGQVPFGGSHFFNYRGRPAVLLQPRPGEYVALSAVCTHLGCIVKWEGDKGEFLCPCHGGRFSAEGTVLGGPPPAALPSFSVSLQGEDLVIG